A portion of the Chrysiogenia bacterium genome contains these proteins:
- a CDS encoding response regulator: protein MADTYTGHILVVDDNPTNRDLLVRRLSRMGHTSTMAENGVEALEKIEQEEFDAILLDIMMPKMNGYEVLEHLNKTGYLKEVPVIMITAVDSIDSVVSCVKLGATDYLTKPFNRDILNARLGHCLERRHLRKQEQRHLEQIEEERKRADELLHVILPDIVAEELKSTNEVKPRRYDDVAVIFTDLVGFTSWCDQHTPEEVVDILQRVTVAFEEKAIELGIQKIKTIGDAFMATAGLLTTFENPVLRAVEYGHELVRIVKETSPWSIRVGIHVGPVIAGIVGQRQYLFDLYGDTVNTAARVESNSDHDAVCLSLEAWNQVSPYVRGESLGTRAAKGKGEIEIFRVDEITDNSPNANAPVNVPQEVEASIASREFQAEAVRAVGEGPVGGIAVTAKPAEAPQAAAPAESAPAPAPPEPTPAEPEAPRKPWESGGSQSPAGAASAPPSAPRKPWESGGMSAESAPAEQPHAAPAAPQSPETPARKPW, encoded by the coding sequence ATGGCGGATACGTACACAGGACACATTCTCGTCGTAGACGACAATCCCACGAACCGGGATCTGCTGGTACGTCGCCTCTCCCGCATGGGCCACACCTCCACCATGGCTGAGAACGGCGTGGAGGCCCTGGAAAAGATCGAGCAGGAAGAATTCGACGCCATCCTGCTCGATATCATGATGCCCAAGATGAACGGCTACGAGGTGCTCGAACACCTCAACAAGACCGGCTACCTCAAGGAAGTCCCGGTCATCATGATTACGGCCGTCGATTCGATCGATTCGGTGGTGAGCTGCGTGAAGCTCGGCGCCACCGACTACCTCACCAAGCCTTTCAATCGCGACATCCTCAACGCACGCCTGGGCCACTGCCTGGAGCGCCGGCACCTGCGCAAGCAGGAGCAGCGCCACCTCGAACAGATCGAGGAAGAGCGCAAGCGCGCCGACGAGCTGCTCCACGTGATTTTGCCTGACATCGTGGCCGAGGAACTCAAGTCCACCAACGAGGTAAAGCCCCGCCGCTACGACGACGTGGCCGTGATCTTCACCGATCTTGTGGGCTTTACTTCCTGGTGCGACCAGCACACGCCAGAGGAAGTCGTCGACATTCTCCAGCGCGTCACCGTCGCCTTCGAGGAAAAGGCCATCGAGCTGGGCATTCAGAAGATCAAGACCATCGGGGACGCCTTCATGGCGACCGCCGGGCTTCTCACCACGTTTGAGAACCCGGTGCTACGCGCCGTCGAATACGGGCATGAGCTCGTGCGCATCGTGAAGGAAACCTCCCCCTGGTCCATCCGCGTGGGCATCCACGTGGGCCCGGTCATCGCCGGCATCGTCGGCCAGCGCCAGTATCTCTTCGACCTCTACGGCGACACGGTGAACACCGCGGCGCGCGTGGAATCGAATTCCGACCACGACGCCGTGTGTCTGAGCCTGGAGGCCTGGAACCAGGTCTCTCCCTATGTGCGCGGCGAGTCGCTGGGCACCCGCGCCGCCAAGGGCAAGGGCGAGATCGAGATCTTCCGCGTGGACGAGATCACCGACAACTCACCCAACGCCAACGCCCCGGTCAACGTGCCCCAGGAAGTCGAGGCCAGCATTGCCAGCCGCGAGTTCCAGGCCGAAGCCGTGCGCGCCGTGGGCGAAGGACCGGTCGGAGGGATTGCCGTGACGGCCAAGCCTGCCGAAGCGCCGCAGGCCGCGGCTCCCGCGGAATCTGCCCCGGCCCCTGCGCCCCCTGAGCCCACGCCGGCGGAGCCTGAAGCGCCCCGCAAGCCCTGGGAATCAGGCGGCAGCCAATCCCCTGCCGGCGCAGCCTCCGCGCCCCCGAGCGCCCCGCGCAAGCCCTGGGAATCGGGCGGGATGAGCGCGGAGTCCGCCCCTGCTGAGCAGCCTCATGCGGCTCCGGCAGCCCCCCAGAGCCCCGAAACCCCCGCCCGCAAACCCTGG